The following coding sequences are from one Lolium rigidum isolate FL_2022 chromosome 6, APGP_CSIRO_Lrig_0.1, whole genome shotgun sequence window:
- the LOC124663835 gene encoding uncharacterized protein LOC124663835, which yields MQPFSRHTGFFASLKQVEDRLAAEEQHERPPGPRQPDAPPLFSDTMTASPLFLGASTATATDRGIGSGGGESSVPALDFFTLSKDEERAQEPQQDSNDDDNDDSGEDIARLMALLGLSPPPWGGDDGHGSGGCDCSGGDGFLAKVVGVVGPKCDKEKRRVEGWIEHYCGDGGGGCREPARLAHLLLAKASWSWDGEGPGDRAAIAFPSTVKEFLDRDAPPRLTEEDEQRDTDPTHSSDLRSDEQ from the exons atgcAGCCCTTCTCGCGGCACACCGGCTTCTTCGCGTCCCTCAAGCAG GTGGAAGATCgattggcggcggaggagcagcacgaGAGGCCGCCGGGGCCGCGGCAGCCCGATGCGCCGCCGCTGTTCTCGGACACCATGACCGCGTCCCCGCTCTTCCTCGGCGCATCGACGGCCACGGCCACCGACCGCGgcatcggcagcggcggcggcgagagcaGCGTCCCGGCGCTGGACTTCTTCACCCTCTCCAAAGACGAGGAGCGGGCGCAAGAGCCCCAACAAGACTCTAACGACGATGACAACGATGACAGCGGGGAGGACATCGCGCGGCTCATGGCGCTGCTCGGCCTGTCGCCGCCACCATGGGGCGGCGATGACGGGCACGGCAGCGGCGGGTGCGACTGCAGCGGCGGCGACGGGTTCTTGGCGAAGGTCGTCGGGGTGGTCGGGCCCAAGTGCGACAAGGAGAAGAGGAGGGTGGAGGGCTGGATCGAGCATTACTGCGGCGATGGCGGTGGTGGGTGCAGGGAGCCCGCGAGGCTGGCGCACCTGCTGCTCGCCAAGGCTTCGTGGTCCTGGGACGGAGAAGGGCCTGGGGATAGAGCAGCCATTGCGTTTCCTTCCACGGTGAAGGAGTTCTTGGACCGTGATGCGCCACCGCGGTTGACGGAGGAGGACGAGCAGAGGGATACAGACCCAACGCATAGTTCAGACCTACGCAGTGATGAACAATGA
- the LOC124668568 gene encoding glucan endo-1,3-beta-D-glucosidase-like, which yields MARAAQPSASLVLLSLGLVLLCFTSGSTVRLADAQAQPAQTWCVAKPSADEKALQGNINYVCQNVSCSVIQPGGPCFNPNTLASHASIAMNLYYAYNGRHSWNCYFRESGIIVQSDPSYGSCTFY from the exons ATGGCTAGAGCGGCTCAGCCGTCTGCGTCGCTCGTGCTCCTCTCCCTGGGTCTTGTGCTCCTCTGCTTCACCTCAG GAAGCACCGTTCGGCTGGCCGACGCACAGGCACAGCCCGCACAG ACGTGGTGCGTGGCGAAGCCCTCCGCGGACGAAAAGGCGCTGCAGGGGAACATCAACTATGTCTGCCAGAACGTGAGCTGCAGCGTGATCCAGCCGGGCGGCCCCTGCTTCAACCCCAACACCCTGGCCTCCCACGCCTCCATCGCCATGAACCTCTACTACGCCTACAACGGCAGGCACTCCTGGAACTGCTACTTCCGGGAATCCGGTATCATCGTGCAGTCCGACCCCA GTTACGGTTCCTGCACTTTCTACTGA